One Primulina eburnea isolate SZY01 chromosome 4, ASM2296580v1, whole genome shotgun sequence genomic window, ATGGCTCGTTCTTTCTCCAACGTTAAGGCTGTGTCTGCTTTGATTTCCAACAAAATCTCTGTTTACTCCGTGGGTGGTATGTCAAACGCCGTGAGAATGCTGAAGAATGAGTCCGAAGAACCCACCAAGATTTCATGGATTCCGGACCC contains:
- the LOC140829763 gene encoding protein SENESCENCE-ASSOCIATED GENE 21, mitochondrial-like — protein: MARSFSNVKAVSALISNKISVYSVGGMSNAVRMLKNESEEPTKISWIPDPVTGYYRPENKSQEIDAAELRRILIKDKTRQH